Proteins from a single region of Bos javanicus breed banteng chromosome 7, ARS-OSU_banteng_1.0, whole genome shotgun sequence:
- the RNASEH2A gene encoding ribonuclease H2 subunit A — translation MDLSELERDNTGRCRLSSPVPPVCLKEPCVLGVDEAGRGPVLGPMVYAICYCPLSRLEDLEALKVADSKTLSESERDRLFAKMEEDGDFVGWALDVLSPNLISTSMLGRVKYNLNALSHDTATGLVQFALDQGVNVAQVFVDTVGLPETYQERLQQRFPGIEVTVKAKADALYPVVSAASICAKVARDQAVKNWKFVEKLQDLDTDYGSGYPNDPKTKAWLRKHVDPVFGFPQFVRFSWRTAQSILESEAEDVKWEDSETGDPKGPGKIKSYFSESPQTCLRLPHRYFQERGLESATVL, via the exons ATGGATCTCAGCGAGCTGGAAAGAGACAATACGGGCCGCTGTCGCCTGAGTTCGCCTGTGCCTCCTGTGTGCCTCAAAGAGCCCTGCGTCCTGGGCGTCGATGAAGCAGGCCGGGGCCCGGTGCTGG GCCCCATGGTCTATGCTATCTGCTATTGTCCCCTGTCCCGCCTGGAGGATCTGGAGGCTCTGAAAGTGGCAG ACTCAAAGACCCTGTCGGAGAGCGAGCGGGACAGGCTCTTTGCGAAAATGGAGGAGGACGGGGACTTTGTGGGCTGGGCACTGGACGTGCTGTCTCCAAACCTCATCTCTACCAGCATGCTTGGGCG GGTGAAATACAACCTGAACGCCCTCTCTCATGATACAGCCACTGGGCTAGTGCAGTTTGCGTTGGACCAGGGTGTGAACGTGGCCCAG GTGTTTGTGGACACCGTGGGGCTCCCAGAGACATACCAGGAACGATTGCAGCAGCGTTTCCCTGGCATTGAGGTGACAGTCAAGGCCAAGGCAGATGCCCTCTACCCTGTGGTCAGTGCTGCCAGTATCTGTGCCAAG GTGGCCCGAGACCAGGCTGTGAAGAACTGGAAGTTTGTGGAGAAACTGCAGGACCTGGACACTGATTATGGTTCGGGCTACCCTAATG ATCCCAAGACGAAAGCCTGGTTGAGGAAGCACGTGGACCCTGTGTTCGGCTTCCCCCAGTTTGTCCGCTTCAGCTGGCGCACAGCCCAGAGCATCCTGGAGAGTGAGGCAGAAGACGTGAAGTG GGAGGACTCAGAGACTGGGGATCCGAAGGGACCTGGGAAGATCAAGTCCTATTTCAGTGAAAGCCCCCAAACCTGCCTCCGCCTCCCCCATCGGTACTTCCAGGAGCGGGGCCTGGAGTCAGCCACTGTCCTCTAG
- the THSD8 gene encoding thrombospondin type-1 domain-containing protein 8 yields the protein MARSRAALLLPSLMLLLLVTPAQVSPDYQYFGQQGEGDTWEQLRLQHQEKELEDSVLGPWGKWRCFCDLGKQERSREVVGTSPGPVFMDRENLVQVRPCRQRDCSSCEPNDCDWRL from the exons ATGGCCCGGAGCCGGGCGGCACTGCTACTGCCGTCTCTGATGCTCCTGCTGCTGGTGACCCCTGCCCAGGTCTCCCCCGACTACCAGTACTTCGGCCAGCAGGGCGAAGGGGACACCTGGGAGCAGCTGCGGTTGCAGCATCAGGAAAAAG AATTGGAAGACTCTGTCCTTGGCCCTTGGGGAAAGTGGCGCTGTTTCTGCGACCTGGGCAAGCAGGAGCGCAGCCGCGAGGTTGTGGGCACGTCTCCGGGCCCGGTGTTCATGGACCGCGAGAATCTGGTGCAGGTGCGACCCTGCCGGCAACGAGATTGTTCATCCTGCGAGCCGAACGACTGCGACTGGAGGCTCTGA
- the PRDX2 gene encoding peroxiredoxin-2, translated as MACVCKAHVGKPAPEFQATAVVDGAFKEVKLSDYKGKYVVLFFYPLDFTFVCPTEIVAFSDRAAEFHKLNCEVLGVSVDSQFTHLAWINTPRKEGGLGPLNIPLLADVTRKLSSDYGVLKEDEGIAYRGLFVIDGKGVLRQVTINDLPVGRSVDEALRLVQAFQYTDEHGEVCPAGWTPGSDTIKPNVDDSKEYFSKHN; from the exons ATGGCCTGCGTCTGCAAGGCGCACGTCGGAAAGCCCGCCCCGGAATTCCAGGCCACCGCGGTGGTGGATGGTGCCTTCAAGGAGGTGAAACTTTCCGACTACAAAG GGAAGTACGTGGTCCTCTTTTTCTACCCGCTGGACTTTACCTTTGTGTGCCCCACGGAGATCGTAGCTTTCAGCGACCGTGCTGCGGAGTTCCACAAGCTGAACTGCGAGGTGCTGGGCGTCTCGGTCGACTCTCAGTTCACCCACCTGGCTTG gatcaACACTCCCAGGAAAGAGGGAGGCTTGGGCCCGCTGAACATTCCCCTGCTGGCTGATGTAACCAGAAAGTTGTCCAGTGATTATGGCGTGCTGAAGGAAGATGAGGGGATCGCCTACAG GGGCCTCTTTGTCATCGACGGCAAGGGTGTCCTTCGCCAGGTCACCATCAATGACTTGCCTGTGGGACGCTCTGTGGATGAGGCTCTGAGGCTGGTCCAGGCTTTCCAGTACACAGATGAGCACGGGGAAG TCTGCCCCGCCGGCTGGACACCAGGCAGTGACACAATCAAGCCCAATGTGGACGACAGCAAGGAATATTTCTCCAAACACAACTAG